In Vulpes lagopus strain Blue_001 chromosome 1, ASM1834538v1, whole genome shotgun sequence, a genomic segment contains:
- the TRMT1L gene encoding TRMT1-like protein isoform X1 translates to MCICHLPCRPVKPNIIGEQISSKMGAHYHCIICSATITRRTDMLGHVRRHVNKGETKSRYIAASAAKPPNEILKETDTDVQVCPNYSIPQKTDSYFNPKMKLNRQLIFCTLAALAEERKPLECLDAFGATGIMGLQWAKHLGSAVKVTINDLNENSVTLIQENCHLNKLKVVVDSKEEEESDDILKEGEENLGNIKVTKMDANVLMHLRSFDFIHLDPFGTSVNYLDSAFRNIRNLGIVSVTSTDISSLYAKAQHVARRHYGCNIVRTEYYKELAARIVVAAVARAAARCNKGIEVLFAVALEHFVLVVVRVLRGPTSADETAKKIQYLIHCQWCEERIFQKDGNMVEENPYRQLPCNCHGSMPGKTAIELGPLWSSSLFNTGFLKRMLFESLHHGLDDIQTLIKTLIFESECTPQSQFSVHAPSNLNKQEECGVFIKTTDDTTTDNYIAQGKRKGNETITTLAKRQKTDVSTEHPPFYYNIHRHSIKGMNMPKLKKFLCYLSQAGFRVSRTHFDPMGVRTDAPLMQFKSILLKYSTPTYTGGQSEGHVQSASEDTVADKVEMSVNDKAEPSSCRRW, encoded by the exons ATGTGCATCTGTCACTTACCTTGTCGACCAGTGAAACCAAACATTATTGGAGAACAG ATATCCAGTAAAATGGGCGCCCATTATCATTGTATCATTTGTTCAGCAACAATCACCAGAAGGACGGATATGCTGGGACACGTTAGGCGACATGTGAATAAAGGAGAGACGAAATCCAGGTATATTGCTG cttctgCTGCAAAACCACCTAATGAAATtttgaaagagacagacacagatgTACAAGTTTGTCCTAACTACTCTATACCTCAAAAAACAGATTCCTATTTTAATCCCAAAATGAAACTAAATCG GCAGCTAATATTCTGTACATTGGCTGCTTTGGCTGAGGAACGAAAACCTTTGGAATGTCTAGATGCCTTTGGAGCCACTG GAATAATGGGATTACAGTGGGCAAAACATCTTGGAAGTGCAGTTAAGGTTACAATTAATGACTTGAATGAGAACTCTGTGACACTGATTCAGGAAAACTGCCATTTAAACAAATTGAAAGTGGTAGTGGACagtaaggaagaagaagaaagtgatgATATTCttaaagaaggagaagaaaacctTGGTAATATTAAGGTGACCAAAATGGATGCCAATGTACTGATGCATTTGAGATCTTTTGATTTCAT aCACCTAGACCCTTTTGGAACATCAGTGAACTACCTAGATTCTGCATTCAGAAATATAAGAAACCTTGGCATAGTATCAGTGACTTCTACagatatcagttctttatatgcCAAGGCACAACATGTTGCCCGACGTCACTATGGCTGTAACATTGTCCGAACTGAATATTACAAGGAACTAGCAGCCAGAATTGTTGTAGCTGCAGTGGCAAG agctgcAGCCCGATGTAACAAAGGCATAGAAGTACTGTTTGCAGTGGCTCTGGAACATTTTGTGTTGGTCGTTGTGAGAGTTTTGAGGGGGCCTACTTCTGCAGATGAAACAGCCAAGAAGATTCAGTACCTGATCCATTGTCAGTGGTGTGAAGAGAGAATTTTTCAGAAGGATGGTAATATGGTAGAAG AAAACCCGTATAGACAGCTGCCCTGTAACTGTCATGGAAGCATGCCTGGAAAGACAGCAATAGAACTTGGACCTCTATG gtcAAGTTCCCTTTTCAATACTGGATTCCTCAAAAGAATGCTATTTGAATCTCTTCACCATGGTTTAGATGACATTCAGACCCTAATAAAGACATTAATCTTTGAATCAGAATGTACTCCTCAAAGTCAATTTTCAGTTCATGCACCTTCAAATCTCAACAAGCAAG aagaatgtGGTGTGTTTATTAAAACTACAGATGATACCACAACAGATAATTACATTGCACAAG gaaagagaaaaggtaaTGAAACAATCACAACTTTAGCCAAAAGGCAAAAGACTGATGTCAGTACTGAACACCCTCCCTTCTACTACAACATCCATAGACACAGCATTAAAGGAATGAATATGCCAAA GTTAAAAAAGTTTTTGTGCTATCTTTCTCAAGCAGGCTTTCGAGTAAGCCGAACTCATTTTGACCCAATGGGTGTTCGTACAGACGCACCCCTGATGCAGTTTAAATCGATCCTCTTAAAGTACAGCACCCCCACCTATACAGGAGGACAGTCGGAAGGCCATGTCCAGTCAGCATCTGAAGATACAGTAGCTGACAAGGTTGAAATGTCCGTGAACGACAAAGCAGAACCAAGCAGTTGCAGAAGATGGTAA